A genome region from Dickeya chrysanthemi NCPPB 402 includes the following:
- the purK gene encoding 5-(carboxyamino)imidazole ribonucleotide synthase: MKPVCVLGNGQLGRMLRQAGEPLGIAVYPVGLDAEPESVPVQHSVITAEIERWPETALTRQLAQHSAFVNRDIFPRLADRFTQKQLLDELGLATAPWQLLASAQEWPTVFATLGELAIVKRRVGGYDGRGQWRIRPGEEHSLPAECYGECIVEQGIAFSGEVSLVGARSTKGDCVFYPLTHNLHEDGILRTSVALPQPQPHLQQQAEQMLSSIMHRLGYVGVMAMECFVVGDRLLINELAPRVHNSGHWTQNGASISQFELHLRAILDLPLPSPVVATVSVMVNLIGTDVNIDWLTLPLVHLHWYEKEVRPGRKVGHLNLTHPDNAQLSQTLNALAPLLPDAYHSGLAWAQQRLVD; this comes from the coding sequence ATGAAACCGGTTTGCGTACTGGGTAATGGTCAGTTAGGCCGTATGTTGCGTCAGGCCGGCGAGCCGCTTGGCATCGCGGTTTATCCGGTCGGGCTGGATGCAGAGCCGGAATCCGTACCGGTGCAGCACAGCGTTATCACGGCCGAAATCGAACGTTGGCCGGAAACGGCGCTGACTCGCCAACTGGCGCAGCATTCCGCTTTCGTCAACCGCGATATCTTCCCACGTCTGGCCGATCGTTTTACGCAAAAGCAACTGCTGGATGAACTGGGTCTGGCGACCGCCCCCTGGCAATTGCTGGCTTCGGCACAGGAATGGCCGACGGTATTCGCAACGCTGGGCGAACTGGCGATCGTTAAACGTCGTGTCGGCGGCTACGATGGGCGCGGACAATGGCGTATCCGCCCCGGCGAAGAACATAGCCTGCCGGCCGAATGCTACGGTGAATGCATTGTCGAGCAAGGCATCGCTTTTTCCGGCGAAGTATCGCTGGTCGGCGCACGCAGCACGAAGGGTGACTGCGTATTTTACCCGCTGACCCACAACCTGCACGAAGACGGCATCCTGCGTACCAGCGTGGCGCTGCCGCAACCACAGCCTCACCTGCAACAACAGGCGGAGCAGATGCTGTCGTCAATCATGCATCGCCTCGGTTACGTAGGCGTGATGGCGATGGAGTGTTTCGTGGTCGGTGACCGCCTGTTGATCAACGAACTGGCGCCGCGCGTACACAACAGCGGGCACTGGACGCAAAACGGCGCCTCCATCAGTCAGTTCGAATTGCACTTGCGTGCGATTCTTGATCTGCCGCTGCCGTCGCCGGTGGTCGCCACTGTGTCGGTGATGGTTAATCTGATCGGCACGGATGTGAACATTGACTGGCTGACGCTACCGCTGGTGCATTTGCACTGGTATGAGAAAGAGGTTCGCCCGGGCCGCAAGGTGGGGCATCTGAACCTTACGCATCCGGATAATGCGCAGTTGAGCCAGACGCTGAACGCCCTGGCGCCGCTGCTGCCGGATGCCTATCATTCCGGGCTGGCGTGGGCACAACAACGGTTAGTCGATTAA
- the purE gene encoding 5-(carboxyamino)imidazole ribonucleotide mutase, giving the protein MSSNAAPAKIAIVMGSKSDWATMQFAAEILTTLNLPYHVEVVSAHRTPDKLFSFAEQADQNGFDVIIAGAGGAAHLPGMLAAKTLVPVLGVPVQSAALSGVDSLYSIVQMPRGIPVGTLAIGKAGAANAALLAAQILARHDSALALRLAAWRQAQTDDVLNHPDPREEA; this is encoded by the coding sequence ATGTCATCCAACGCTGCCCCGGCGAAAATCGCTATTGTCATGGGTTCAAAGAGTGACTGGGCCACCATGCAGTTTGCTGCAGAGATCCTCACTACACTGAATCTGCCTTATCACGTTGAAGTCGTCTCCGCGCACCGCACGCCGGATAAACTGTTCAGCTTCGCCGAACAGGCGGACCAGAATGGCTTTGACGTTATTATCGCCGGCGCGGGCGGCGCCGCTCACCTGCCAGGGATGCTGGCGGCCAAAACCCTGGTGCCGGTGCTGGGTGTTCCGGTACAGAGCGCGGCATTAAGCGGCGTCGACAGCCTCTATTCGATTGTACAGATGCCGCGCGGCATTCCCGTCGGTACTCTGGCCATCGGCAAAGCGGGCGCGGCCAACGCCGCGCTGCTGGCGGCACAGATTCTGGCGCGCCACGACAGCGCGCTGGCGTTGCGTCTGGCGGCCTGGCGTCAGGCACAGACTGACGACGTACTGAACCATCCGGATCCGAGGGAAGAGGCATGA
- the lpxH gene encoding UDP-2,3-diacylglucosamine diphosphatase, producing the protein MSTLFISDLHLSEQEPAITAGFLRFLHEDAPGADALYILGDLFDAWIGDDDPAPLHGIVAQALKTLSDGGVPCYFTHGNRDFLLGRRFARQSGLRLLATETVIDLYGRRTLLLHGDTLCTDDHAYQHFRRKVHHPLIQRLFLWLPLSFRLRIAARMRAASQQANQHKSMAIMDVNADEVLTRLRRHQATLMIHGHTHRPAIHTIDQADVQAERAVLGAWHQEGSLLRVTADDARLISFPL; encoded by the coding sequence ATGTCTACGCTGTTTATTAGCGATCTGCATTTGAGTGAACAGGAACCGGCGATTACCGCCGGTTTTCTGCGTTTTCTGCATGAAGACGCTCCCGGTGCCGACGCACTCTATATTCTTGGCGATCTGTTCGACGCCTGGATTGGCGACGACGACCCGGCGCCGCTGCACGGCATCGTGGCGCAAGCGCTTAAAACGCTTTCCGACGGCGGCGTGCCGTGCTATTTCACCCATGGCAACCGCGACTTTCTGCTGGGCCGACGTTTCGCACGCCAGAGCGGCCTACGGTTGCTCGCCACCGAAACCGTGATTGACCTCTACGGCCGACGCACGTTGCTGCTGCACGGCGACACACTCTGTACCGACGATCATGCCTACCAGCACTTTCGCCGCAAAGTACATCACCCGCTCATCCAGCGGCTTTTCCTGTGGTTGCCGTTGTCTTTTCGTTTGCGCATCGCCGCTCGTATGCGCGCCGCCAGCCAGCAGGCCAACCAGCACAAATCCATGGCGATTATGGACGTTAACGCCGATGAAGTGCTTACCCGGTTACGCCGTCATCAGGCGACGCTGATGATCCACGGCCACACCCACCGCCCGGCGATTCATACGATCGATCAGGCCGACGTACAGGCTGAACGCGCGGTGTTGGGAGCCTGGCATCAGGAGGGATCGCTGCTGCGGGTAACCGCCGACGATGCCCGTCTGATTTCATTTCCATTGTAA
- the ppiB gene encoding peptidylprolyl isomerase B, with the protein MITFHTNHGDIVINTFPEKAPVTVENFLNYCRSGFYDNTIFHRVINGFMIQGGGFEPGMNQKSTNAQIKNEANNGLTNNRGTLAMARTNDPHSATAQFFINVVDNDFLNFKSETVNGWGYCVFAEVVEGMDVVDKIKAVSTGRSGMHQDVPKEDVVVTSVTVSE; encoded by the coding sequence ATGATTACGTTTCATACCAACCACGGCGACATCGTCATCAATACCTTCCCGGAAAAAGCGCCGGTTACCGTGGAAAACTTCCTGAACTACTGCCGCAGCGGTTTTTACGACAACACGATTTTTCACCGTGTGATCAACGGCTTCATGATCCAAGGCGGCGGCTTCGAACCCGGCATGAATCAGAAAAGCACCAACGCGCAGATCAAGAACGAAGCGAACAACGGTCTTACCAATAACCGTGGCACGCTGGCGATGGCTCGCACTAACGATCCGCATTCAGCGACCGCCCAGTTCTTCATCAACGTGGTGGATAACGACTTCCTGAACTTCAAATCTGAAACGGTGAACGGTTGGGGTTATTGTGTGTTCGCCGAAGTGGTGGAAGGCATGGACGTGGTCGACAAGATCAAAGCGGTGTCTACTGGTCGCAGCGGTATGCATCAGGATGTGCCGAAAGAAGACGTAGTGGTCACCAGCGTGACCGTTAGCGAGTAA
- a CDS encoding DoxX family protein, whose protein sequence is MMLGMLDRINQLLDKPDCGKLILRLSFSILVLFHGVHKLIAGVGGIQGMLAAHGLPGFIAYGVFIGEVIAPVLMILGILTRPAALSFAFTMIVAFALAHPEAIFTLDKTGAWGIENVAVYFFAGIAIALLGSGKYSVMSNPRWR, encoded by the coding sequence ATTATGTTGGGTATGTTGGACCGGATTAATCAGCTGTTAGACAAACCGGATTGCGGCAAGCTGATTTTACGACTGTCGTTCAGTATTTTGGTACTGTTCCACGGTGTTCATAAGTTGATCGCGGGTGTCGGTGGTATTCAGGGAATGCTGGCGGCTCATGGCTTGCCGGGCTTTATCGCCTACGGCGTGTTTATTGGCGAGGTGATTGCACCTGTGCTGATGATTCTGGGCATCCTGACTCGCCCTGCCGCGCTGTCTTTCGCCTTCACCATGATTGTGGCGTTCGCACTGGCGCATCCGGAAGCTATTTTCACCCTTGATAAAACCGGGGCATGGGGGATTGAGAACGTGGCGGTTTACTTCTTCGCCGGTATCGCTATTGCCCTGTTGGGCAGCGGTAAATACTCTGTGATGAGCAACCCGCGCTGGCGCTAA
- the cysS gene encoding cysteine--tRNA ligase, translated as MLKIFNTLSRQKEEFKPIHAGKVGMYVCGITVYDLCHIGHGRTFVAFDVVARYLRYLGYDVKYVRNITDIDDKIIKRATENGETIEQLTNRMIGEMNTDFQALNILSPDEEPRATHYIAEIIELVEKLIARRHAYVADNGDVMFSVDTAPGYGVLSRQDLEQLKAGARVEITEVKRNPMDFVLWKMSKAGEPSWPSPWGNGRPGWHIECSAMNCKQLGEHFDIHGGGSDLMFPHHENEIAQSTCAHGGDYVNYWMHSGMVMVDREKMSKSLNNFFTVRDVLTHYDAETIRYFLISGHYRSQLNYTEENLKQARASLERLYTALRGTDASASAAGGEAFERRFRDAMDDDFNTPEAYSVLFDMAREVNRLKAEDAAAADGLAAMLRQLAGVLGLLECDPELFLQSGAQADDGEVQEIEALIKQRNDARRSKDWALADAARNRLTEMGIVLEDGPQGTTWRRK; from the coding sequence ATGCTAAAGATCTTTAATACCCTGAGTCGTCAAAAAGAGGAATTCAAACCCATCCACGCTGGCAAGGTTGGCATGTATGTGTGCGGGATAACCGTTTACGACCTGTGTCATATCGGTCATGGGCGTACTTTCGTGGCGTTTGACGTGGTGGCGCGTTACCTGCGTTATCTCGGGTATGACGTAAAATATGTCCGCAATATCACCGACATTGACGACAAGATCATCAAGCGTGCGACGGAGAACGGCGAAACTATCGAGCAACTCACCAACCGCATGATCGGTGAGATGAACACCGATTTTCAGGCGCTGAATATTCTGTCTCCGGACGAAGAGCCGCGGGCCACGCATTACATCGCGGAAATCATTGAGCTGGTTGAAAAATTGATCGCCCGTCGTCATGCCTACGTGGCGGATAACGGCGACGTGATGTTTTCGGTGGATACCGCACCGGGTTACGGCGTGCTGTCCCGTCAGGATCTGGAGCAACTGAAGGCCGGTGCACGGGTGGAAATCACCGAAGTGAAACGCAACCCGATGGATTTTGTGCTGTGGAAAATGTCCAAAGCGGGCGAGCCGAGCTGGCCGTCGCCGTGGGGCAATGGCCGTCCAGGCTGGCATATTGAGTGCTCGGCGATGAACTGCAAACAACTGGGTGAACATTTCGACATCCACGGCGGCGGTTCCGACCTGATGTTTCCGCACCACGAAAATGAAATTGCCCAGTCGACCTGCGCGCACGGCGGCGATTACGTGAATTACTGGATGCACTCCGGCATGGTGATGGTCGACCGGGAGAAGATGTCCAAGTCCCTGAATAATTTCTTTACCGTGCGCGATGTGTTGACTCACTACGATGCGGAGACCATTCGCTATTTTCTGATTTCCGGTCATTACCGCAGTCAACTGAACTACACGGAAGAGAACCTCAAGCAGGCGCGTGCCTCGCTGGAGCGCCTGTACACCGCGTTACGCGGCACCGATGCGTCTGCATCGGCGGCGGGCGGCGAGGCATTTGAACGCCGTTTCCGCGACGCGATGGATGACGATTTCAATACGCCGGAAGCTTACTCGGTGCTGTTCGACATGGCCCGCGAGGTTAACCGCCTGAAAGCGGAAGATGCGGCGGCAGCCGATGGTCTGGCGGCGATGTTACGCCAACTGGCCGGCGTGCTGGGGCTGCTGGAGTGCGATCCGGAGCTGTTTTTGCAAAGCGGCGCGCAGGCTGATGATGGCGAAGTGCAAGAAATTGAAGCGCTGATCAAACAGCGCAACGATGCCCGTCGGTCGAAGGACTGGGCGTTGGCGGATGCGGCGCGCAACCGGCTGACGGAAATGGGCATCGTGCTGGAAGACGGCCCGCAGGGCACCACCTGGCGTCGTAAATAA
- the ybcJ gene encoding ribosome-associated protein YbcJ, with translation MNVFHLEKHPHVELCDLLKLQGWSESGAAAKQAIAAGDVTVDGQTETRKRCKIVAGQVVSFGGESVTVQA, from the coding sequence ATGAACGTATTTCATCTGGAGAAACACCCGCACGTGGAACTGTGCGATTTGCTGAAACTGCAAGGCTGGAGCGAAAGCGGCGCCGCCGCCAAACAGGCGATTGCCGCCGGCGACGTCACCGTCGATGGCCAGACCGAAACCCGCAAACGCTGCAAAATCGTTGCCGGTCAGGTTGTGAGTTTTGGCGGCGAATCGGTTACCGTTCAGGCGTGA
- the folD gene encoding bifunctional methylenetetrahydrofolate dehydrogenase/methenyltetrahydrofolate cyclohydrolase FolD, with product MVAKIIDGKTIAQQVKDEVAVRVKQRLAEGKRAPGLAVILVGDNPASQIYVTSKRKVCEEVGFISRSYDLPATTTEPELLALIDELNADTAIDGILVQLPLPAGIDNTKVIERIAPDKDVDGFHPYNVGRLCQRAPLLRPCTPRGIVTLLERYNINMFGLNAVVVGASNIVGRPMSMELLLAGCTTTVTHRFTKDLRHHVEHADLLVVAVGKPGFIPGEWIKPGAIVIDVGINRLENGKVVGDVKFDEAAERAAYITPVPGGVGPMTVATLIQNTLQACEEYHDTPAQA from the coding sequence ATGGTTGCAAAAATTATTGATGGTAAAACGATTGCGCAGCAGGTGAAGGACGAAGTCGCCGTGCGCGTAAAGCAACGGCTGGCTGAAGGTAAACGCGCGCCGGGACTGGCAGTCATATTGGTGGGCGATAACCCCGCTTCACAAATTTATGTCACCAGCAAACGCAAAGTTTGTGAAGAAGTGGGGTTCATTTCGCGCTCCTATGACCTGCCGGCCACCACCACCGAGCCGGAATTGTTGGCGTTGATCGACGAACTGAATGCCGATACCGCTATCGACGGCATTCTGGTGCAGTTGCCGTTACCGGCAGGCATCGACAATACCAAGGTGATTGAACGCATCGCACCGGACAAAGACGTAGACGGCTTCCATCCGTATAACGTCGGTCGGCTGTGCCAGCGCGCGCCGTTGCTGCGCCCCTGCACGCCACGCGGCATCGTCACGCTGCTGGAGCGTTACAACATCAATATGTTTGGCCTCAACGCCGTCGTTGTCGGCGCGTCCAACATCGTCGGCCGTCCGATGAGCATGGAACTGCTACTGGCGGGATGCACCACCACCGTGACCCATCGCTTCACCAAAGATCTGCGCCACCACGTCGAACACGCCGACCTGCTGGTGGTCGCCGTCGGCAAACCGGGCTTTATTCCCGGCGAGTGGATCAAACCGGGCGCTATCGTGATTGATGTCGGCATCAACCGGCTGGAAAACGGCAAAGTGGTGGGCGACGTGAAGTTCGACGAAGCCGCAGAGCGCGCCGCGTATATCACGCCGGTGCCAGGAGGCGTGGGGCCGATGACGGTTGCAACGCTTATTCAAAACACCTTGCAGGCTTGCGAGGAATACCACGACACTCCGGCACAGGCATAA